A section of the Meles meles chromosome 8, mMelMel3.1 paternal haplotype, whole genome shotgun sequence genome encodes:
- the LOC123949790 gene encoding olfactory receptor 10G7 — protein MMNVSLVTTFFLMGLPHAPAMDVPLYGIFLVIYVLTVVGNLLILLVIKVDSHLHTPMYYFLTNLSFIDMWFSTVTVPKMLMTLASPGGRGISFPSCVAQLYSFHFLGSTECFLYTVMSYDRYLAISHPLRYASMMRGRTCALLATSTWLSGSLHSAVQTTLTFRLPYCGPSQIQHYFCDAPPILKLACADTSVNEMVIFVNIGVVALGCFLLIVLSYVSIVWSILKIRTSEGRHRAFQTCASHCIVVLCFFGPGLFIYLRPGSRDALDGVVAVFYTVLAPLLNPVVYTLRNKEVKKALLKVRSQSVFSQHK, from the coding sequence ATGATGAATGTGAGCCTCGTCACGACGTTCTTCCTCATGGGTCTTCCCCACGCTCCAGCAATGGACGTCCCCCTCTACGGAATCTTCTTGGTGATTTATGTACTCACTGTGGTGGGGAACCTCCTCATTCTGTTGGTGATCAAGGTGGAttcccacctccacacccccatgtactacTTCCTGACCAACCTGTCCTTCATTGACATGTGGTTCTCCACCGTCACGGTGCCCAAAATGCTGATGACCTTGGCGTCGCCAGGAGGCAGGGGCATCTCCTTTCCCAGCTGTGTGGCCCAGCTCTACTCCTTCCACTTCCTGGGGAGCACCGAGTGTTTCCTCTACACTGTCATGTCCTATGACCGCTACCTGGCCATCAGTCACCCGCTCAGGTATGCCAGCATGATGAGAGGGAGGACTTGTGCCCTCCTGGCCACCAGCACGTGGCTCAGTGGCTCTCTGCACTCTGCTGTCCAGACCACACTGACATTCCGTCTGCCCTACTGTGGGCCCAGCCAGATCCAGCATTACTTCTGTGATGCCCCTCCCATCCTCAAGCTGGCCTGTGCAGACACCTCTGTCAATGAGATGGTGATCTTTGTCAACATCGGGGTCGTGGCCTTGGGCTGCTTTCTCCTGATAGTGCTGTCCTATGTGTCCATCGTCTGGTCCATCCTGAAGATCCGCACCTCAGAGGGGAGACACAGAGCCTTTCAGACCTGTGCCTCCCACTGCATTGTGGTCCTTTGTTTCTTTGGCCCTGGTCTTTTCATTTACCTGAGGCCAGGCTCCCGAGATGCTCTGGATGGGGTTGTGGCAGTTTTCTACACGGTGCTGGCACCCCTTCTAAACCCTGTGGTGTACACTCTGAGGAACAAGGAAGTGAAGAAAGCATTGCTCAAGGTGAGAAGTCAGTCAGTATTCTCTCAGcataaataa